The Funiculus sociatus GB2-C1 genomic interval GTCATCAGCCTTTCATTGGATTCTATCAATATAAAGATTTTGTAAGTATTTCCTGCTCAACGAGACACTCTGGAGGTTTCATGAAATTTTTCTTTACGAACTTGTTTTCCAAAGCTCCTGCTCAAATTTCTAAATCAGAATTTCGCCCAAGCACTGTGGTAATCAGACCCAGTGGGTGCTTGGATAGCAAGACCAGCCCTGCTTTTATTAAGTCTCTAGAGCAAGCTTTGGAATTGGCGACAGATACTGTGGTGGTGGATATGATTGCGGTAAATGCCATCAAAAGGGAGGGAGTCAAAAGCCTGCTGCATGGAATGGAGAAAGCGGCGGCGCTGGGCAAAACCCTAACTTTTGAATTTCTGGATGTGGCGACGCAAAGAGTTCTCGAAGCTGCCTGGAACTATGAAATATAATTTGCAAAAATTAAAAGCTCGACTTATGCAACGTTTCCTAAGTCGAGCCTTTTGGTGATAATTTTCTGGTCTTTGCCCTACGCTATGACAATTATTTTTTCTTGCAGGTCAGCGATCGCTTCTTCAAATTTTTCCCCCTCAAGCAACTTCCAGATTGTCTACTGTGACTGTAGGGTTATCAAGAACAGCGATCGCCAAATTCAACTGCTTCACTCCCTTGAGGTTCAATTCTGATGTAAAAATCCGATCAACTGTACAACCCTCAAAGTTTGCCTTCTCCAAGTTTGTCCGAATCATCTGAGCCTCGTTCAGGTTTGCCCATCTCAGGTCTGCCTTGCTGAGGTCTGACACGCTAACAACTGCCCGTCTCAGGTTTGCCCATCTCAGGTCTGCCCCACGCAGGTTTACCTCAGAAAGTTGTGCATCACTGAGATTGGCTCCACTCAGGTTTGCCTTTCTCAGGTTGGCAGAGGTGAATTTTACCTCGCTGAAGTTTGCTTGGCACAGAACTGCATTACAGAGGTTTGCCCCACTCAGGTTTGCTCCACTCAGGTCTGCCCATCTCAAGTCTGCGCCGCTCAAGTCTGCGCCGCTCAAATCTGCGCCGCTCAAGTTGGCAGAGGTGAGATTTGCGCCTCTAAGATTAGTCGAGGCGAGGTCTACGCCACTCAGATTGGCTTGGCTAAGGTTAGCTCGTCTGAGGTTGGCATTTCTCAGGTTTGGTTGGAGCTGAGGATGCTCTTTTCTTGTCTGATTCCAGGTTTCTACTCCAAAATTTAGCAAATCCAACTGCTGGTTGGCTGCACCTTTAAACCGGGTTGCGATCGCAATAATTGTGGGATTATTTTTTATATCTATTTTGCTTTTCATTATATAATTTTCCATTTTTTCCTTACCAATCTCAATTATTTGAACAAAGCTTCCGGATAATTTCACCTTATCGCGATCGCAATTTTTCATCCCTTCAAAGCAATTTAGCTTTTCTACTCTTGGAGTCAATTGATTAACTTAACTAAAAGCGTTATTTGCTTCTAGACCTTACTTTCTATATCTTAAGGAATATATTTGATGTTTAAAAACATTTAGATTAACGTTCACTTAATCTTTAAATTACTGGCGTTTATCTGAGGAAGTAGTAAAGATTAAAAAGCGGTGTTGGACAATTAGGTAGCTATCAAGCAAAATTTTTATTAATGCACAACACTAAAACTGTCTGTATTCTAAGCTACAAAACTCTAAATAAACGCTATTCTAATACCCGCCCCGTAACTCCTGTGCCTTAGCTTGGGCTGGGGCAATGATTTTTTCTTTCAGGTCAGCGATCGCTTGGCTTAGACTCGGATACTGGTAAGTTGGGAGCATCCAAGGATATTCGTGCAAATCATCCGATATAGCTAAGTGAGTGGTATCAACTTGCACTAACGGTTGCACTGGGACTTCAGAGATACCTTGGAGGATTTTCAGTAATTCCTGGGGGATGTGAGGAGCGTCTGTGAAATCGGCAATGATAAACTTCACCATTCCCGCCACGGTAGAGATTGATTCCTTGAGTTCGGGCGTTGTTGATTTTTCTAACTCAACCGACATGGGCAAATAGTCATGTTGACGAAGAGCATCCCGAATTTCCTCTAGTAATACAAGGCGATCGCTACTTTGAAAGCAGCCCAGGATCAGCACAATGTTGGAGTGAATAGAATTAAAAACCTCGCGGACTTTCTGGTGATTTAGCAGAAAGTAAATAAACTGAGCCACTTCCAGATTATCCACCGCGATCGCGCCTTCCCCTGGAGGAGCTACGCTGAGGTTTAACTGGTTGGCTGCTTCCAGATTCAACCCCCAAGAAGAAATACCATAAATTAAACAACCTGCAAGATTCGCCTGCTCAAAGTTAGTCTTGAGCAACCTTGCTCCCATCAAGTTTGCCTCACCCAGATCGGCTCCAGAGAGATCCGCACCTTGTAAATCTGCACCAATGAGAATCGCGCCCCGCAAATCCGCCCCGATCAGGTTAGCGCCGATTAGGTTTGCTCCCCGCATATCCACCTCACTCAGATTTGCCCCGATTGCGATCGCCCCGGATAAATCTGCTTTGCCCAGATATACCCAGTGAAGATCGGCTCCATCCAGGTTCACCCTACTCAGGTTTGCTTCTAACAGGTAAGCCTCGCTGAGGTTTACTTCACTCAGATCCGCCTCAGACAAATCTGCTTTACTCAGGTATGCCCCACTCAAGTTAGCGCCCCTGAGGTCGGCTTGAGACAGAGATGCCCCCATTAGGTTCACTCCGCTCAAATCTACGCCACTCAGAGCTGCCTTCATCAGGTTTACCCCGCCCAAATCTTCCTGGCTCAGATCGGCTCCGCTGAGGTCTGGCGGTATTCCTGGACTCAAAGAGCGCCACTTATTCCAAGCTTCTACTCCTTGCTTTAGCAGAGCCAGTTGTTGCTCGTTTGCCATGCAGCTCCACGCCCCTTTCTTTTGGCAGATGCCATTACTGGCCTTTGGTACGATGTCTTGGCGCTTACTTCCTAGTAGGGATGCACCCAAGCCATAGAGATTGACTGTGATTTTTTGGGAAAGCTATATAAGACAGCCAGACTACTCAAACTACCACTTTCTAAATAAGTATGCTCTTAGGTTTATTTTTGTTTGAATAGATTAAGAAGTATTTCTTTGTGGAGTAGATTCCCCCGCACAGAATTTCTAGTCTATCAAAAGCCTTAATTTTAAACCAGCTGAGGAATAGTTGTGTTTATCACTGAGGATTTTGGTGTTCGCCTATACCAGCTAGTTTGAAACCACTATAGGAGCGATCGCTTGCAAGCCCCAATTGAAAACGTATCTCCTCCAAATTTAGAGGTTCTAGAAACCACCACAGAACTTGGGGTGGTTTCTCCCCAATCGCCAGCGAAAATTTCCAAAGATGCCATTCGGTCTAGTCTGAAGGCATCTGCCTGGGATGCCGTATTTGCTGCCATCTTTGGCAACATTACTGGCGGTGTCTTACTGAGTAATTTCTTGCTCCAACTGGGTGCTGGCCCAATGGAGATTGGTATGCTGTCCTCAGTTCCTATGTTGGTGAATTTGCTGCAACCGGTGGGAGCATATCTGTCAGAGCAAACCACCAGCCGCTACTGGTATAACGTCTGGATTTACGGACTATCACGGCTGCTGTGGCTGATTTTAGTATTGGCGATTGGGTGGAAAAGCTGGCACCACACCGATTTGCACACATTAGTCGGCTTGACATTGGGGATAGTCTTGGCAACCAATGTTGTTGGAGCCTTGGGAAGTGCGAACTGGATGAGTTGGATGGCGGTGTTGGTTCCCGAAAGGTTGCGGGGGCGCTATTTCGGCATTCGCAATAGTGCCACCAGCTTGACTACGCTGCTAGGCATACCCCTGCTGGGTCTAGCAGTGTCTGCTTGGCCTAGTGGGACGATTCAGGGTTACGCTGTGGTCTTAGTGCTGGGGGTAGTCATGGGGCTAATTAGTCTCGTCTGTCAGTTTTTCATGGCGGATGTGAACCCCCGGATGCAGTTCGCAGCAGCAGAGGAGAGTAGGGAAGTGGGAGAAGTTCCCCCCCTCACCCCATCACCTCAGCACCCCCTCTCTTTATCTCGCTTTGAGCCTAATTTCTTGAGGTTTTTGCTGTACTTTGGCTTTTGGGCATTTGCAGTCAATATCTGCACTCCCTTCTTTGGTCTCTACCTGCTGGACAATCTGGATATAGGTGTCACCTGGGTAACTTTCTATAGCAGCTTAACGTCCGCCGCTACCTTAGTGATGATGGTGGTGTGGGGCAAACTGGCAGACCGGATGGGGAATCGTCCGTTGCTGGTATTTGTCGGAATACTGGTAGCGGTGACACCTTTATTCTGGCTGGGACTTGGGGCTGACCCGATTTCTGTTTGGATTTGGTTCCCGCTTTTACACTTGGTGATGGGTGGGACTTGGGCAGCCATTGACTTGTGCAGCAACAATCTGCAAATGTCAGTGGCATCGGGGCGCAATCAGTCTACTTACTTTGCGATCGCTGCTGCTGTTGCTGGGGTCTGTGGTGCTTTGGGAACGACTACTGGCGGCTTTCTGGCTTCTCAAGCCAATTTTGGGGGTTTGCAAGCAGTGTTTGCCCTCTCAGCTGCCTTGCGGCTAATTGCTTTATTAGCTTTGTTCTTTGTGCAAGAAAAGCGTTCTACGCCACTATTGCAAGTGATGCGATCGCTTGTTCCCTTAAAACCTCAACTGCTCCCAGTTCCATTAGTTGTACCAGGAGTAGAACAATCCCAGTTAAACCCTGAGCCAGTTGAAGTTCCCGAATAAATTGGCTAATAGCTAATATATTAGCCATTAGCTATTAAACTTATATTTTCTAGGGTTAGGAAAATACTTATTGATCAGATTTATCAGATTGTGCAACTAATTTTTTCAAACGAAGATATGCCTCTTCTGGTGTGAGAGGTTCAGATTCTATCTCGTTAGGGATGTAAAATTGTCTGCTATCTGGAAAGTAACGTACAACAAAACTAGGGATAAGTCCTAACTTCATAGCCTTATTACCCAGCGCTTCGGCTGTGTCTGAAAGGCTTGATTCGTCATGGAACTGATACTCGCTCATACCCTTTCGTCTCCACCATATCTGTAAAGCTTACACTCTTGTGGGGGCAACCGTCTTCAGAAATAGTGCTACAAGCCCACTCCACAAAAGTTACCGTTGAAAATTGGCTTTACAAACGCCCAACATCCGCTGGTCGTTATTGCTAAGGTTGGTAATTCGCTCATATCCGTGGAGTTGTAAGCTACCGTCAGTTTGCAAGCCGCTACTTGAGGCCACAGGAGATGGTTGTTGAAGGGCAATTGAGTAGGGATTTGTTGTTTGGTCGTAAGGATCTACAACGGTCAAATTCATTTTCTGTGCTGCAACCGTGCCGGAAAAACAACTAAATTCTGAAGAGGGCATATACAATGCACCAACTACTTTTCCCTGACGCGCTTCAAACACCATATACTCTTGACCAATTTGTTCCGGCTCTTGGGAACTACCATATAGGTAGATTCCATCAGGAACTCGCTTGGTTGGTGAAATAGTTGCTTGTGCAGTTAGTGACGGCGAACTAAGTTCGGCTGCTGGCAAAAGTGGGGCTAGTGTCTCCAAAGCAGCGGCGCTGGTTGCCATGCCTACTGTTAGAAGTAATCCCAAAGCAGGCACTTCAAAATGACGCTGTTGAAAAAATCGATCGAAGAATTTGTTTAGCACCGTAGTATCCCCTTAGCAATTAAGAGTAGACACACTCAAGACCCTAATTAAAAAATAGCTAATAATTGAGGTTGAATGCTTCACTCAAATGGGTGAAAGACTTCTCACCCTATAGGAGTTTTTGTTAAGTCAAGCGACGTCTTAAGGACAATTTTTCCTACAGGAGATTGCCCCTGAAGTCTAGAAGACTGATTTCTACTCCCTTGATTCAGCCGTTCCATTAGCTTTCCTACATGCGTCAGCGTGGGCTTGTCTCTTAACTAATTGTTGACTTCATCGGCACCAGCCTGAATTACGCAAATATTTTAGGAAACTTTACAAGAGTAGGAGCGCGGGCAATCCCCACCGACTGAATCCTGAAGGACAGAGGGGACGAGATGTTTAACCAGATATGGACAAAAAAGCCAAATTAGTAATAAACCCGCCCCTACTAAGCTGTGGGGGCGGGTTTATTGGATATAACTGCCAGAACCGGGAATCATTGGTTAATCCCGCTCCTACAGTTAACTAGCGGCGATGTATTCTCGGACATTAGCTTGACGACGGCGCAGATGTGCCAGGGCTTGGTGTTCGAGTTGGCGTACCCGTTCACGGCTGAGGTTCAGTCTCTCGCCTACTTTCGCTAGAGAAAGCTCGTTGCCATCGTCTAAGCCAAAGCGGAGGGTTAAGACTTCTCGTTGCTGCGGTGTCAATTCTGCTAAGAGAGAGTCTAGGTCTTGCCGCAGGGATTCCTGGGTCATGTAATGATCGGGAGTGGGGCCGTCATCTTCTAGAAGGTCTTGCAGTTCGGTATCTTGGTTATCACCGACGCGGACATCCAGAGAAATTGGTTGACGGGCGATATTCAGGTACTCGCGGATCAAAGCGGGTTCTAATTCCAACGCTTCGGCAATTTCACCGGGGGTAGCGCTGCGACCCAGTTTTTGAGCCAGTTCCCGTTGTACTCGCTTAATTTTGTTCAGCTTCTCGGTAATATGGATGGGTAAGCGAATAGCTCTGGCTTGTTGAGCGATCGCGCGAGTAATCGCTTGGCGAATCCACCAGTAAGCGTAGGTAGAGAATTTGTAACCGCGCATCGGGTCAAATTTCTCTACGCCCCGCTCTAAGCCTAACGTGCCTTCCTGAATTAAATCCAGAAATTCCATGTTACGCTTCTGGTATTTCTTGGCGATTGCTACCACTAGACGCAAGTTGGCTTCGATCATCTTGCGCTTGGCTCTCGTTCCCAGCTTTATTACTCTATCTAATTCAGCTTCACTCAGCTGCACATGATCTGCCCACTCTTGATGAGTTGGTTCGCGCTGCAATGTTTCTGCCAAAGCGTCTTTAGCTTCAAGCAACGCCATCATTTGCTGCACCTGCTTACCATAGACAATTTCTTGCTCGTGGGTCAGCAGGGGTACGCGCCCAATCTCATGCAGATATGTGCGAACCATATCAGCTGTAAACATGGGTTGTTTAGTCGTCTTTTTTTGGGTGTTGGCAATTGGCATGAGTGAGTGGTGACTCCGTAAACAAGCAACAAATCTGTAGCAGGGGTTAAACTAAATAGGAGATTGCCAGCTGTTAAGATGAGAATAGCTAGGTCAATCTGCCAGACACATCCTGCGAAAGTTGTAAAGATAGCCTACCCATTTGAATAGGCTACCGTAACACATAAGGAACAATTCGTCAAATACTTCCGCTAGGGATACCTCTCAAGCTGGTATCTACCACTTATTAGCCACTCCTGATATGTAATCAAGGCTAAAGTCAAAGTCGGTATGAGTTTGTCTTACATTTCTATAATATCACTAATGTTAGACGACGCTTGAGGGTGAAAGGTTCATCCGATAGGGTTAAAGTTGCCGCCACCACCAATTTTTTTACGCTGGAGTGAGGCGGGGTCTAGAAGGATCTATCTCATACATATAATGATGACCGGAAAACCCTGAAACTGATACAAGTGTTCTTGTGGGATAACCGAACTGATTTTGGGAAGAAGTCCGTAGTTACCAGGTTAGGAATCTTCCCTGAGAACTGACTAAAATCCAATATCAGCTTTAGCGGCTTCGGCGGCGGCGAACACTTCCTCATCCGACATTTCTTGCCAGCAAGTATCGCCAATTTCCCTGTAGAAGGTTTCATCATAAGGACGAGTCCTCACTACTACTGGCATGGGGACAGCGTGACCTAAAATTAAAGCTTGTTGCTTGGAATCCAGTTTGGCGAGAACGGAACGCAGACTCGCACCGCCAGAGACACCTGTGAAAATAGCATCGATGTCTTTTTCATCATTCAGCAAAGCGGTGATCCGGGTACCAATCTGAGACATCACCTCATTATCAATCCCAGACGGACGCTGGTCTACCACTAAGAGGGTGACAAAGTATTTTCGCATTTCGCGGGCGATGGTGCCAAAGATGGTACTTTGGACGATTGCTGGGTCAAGGAAGCGGTGTGCTTCTTCAATAGTGATTACTAACTGCTGCGGGCGATCGCTTGTATTTTTTGTCTGCAAAAACGTTTCAGCTTTGCGGACATAAGCTGCGTGAATGCGACGAGTAATCATATTCGTCACTAACATATAAGAAAGCATATCCGACTGGGAACCAAATTCAATCACTACGTGTTTACCAGCATCGAGAGATTGCAAAATTTGATTTACGTAGTTGTGAGGACAAGCCGTTCGGAGATATTTTAAATTTTCTAAGCGCATCAGTTTGCGCTGCAAGGACATAATCGAACCTTTATGGCCCTTCCTTTCCTCGCAGAACATCTGGATTTCCTCGTTGGTCATATTCAAA includes:
- a CDS encoding pentapeptide repeat-containing protein — its product is MKSKIDIKNNPTIIAIATRFKGAANQQLDLLNFGVETWNQTRKEHPQLQPNLRNANLRRANLSQANLSGVDLASTNLRGANLTSANLSGADLSGADLSGADLRWADLSGANLSGANLCNAVLCQANFSEVKFTSANLRKANLSGANLSDAQLSEVNLRGADLRWANLRRAVVSVSDLSKADLRWANLNEAQMIRTNLEKANFEGCTVDRIFTSELNLKGVKQLNLAIAVLDNPTVTVDNLEVA
- a CDS encoding MFS transporter, whose product is MQAPIENVSPPNLEVLETTTELGVVSPQSPAKISKDAIRSSLKASAWDAVFAAIFGNITGGVLLSNFLLQLGAGPMEIGMLSSVPMLVNLLQPVGAYLSEQTTSRYWYNVWIYGLSRLLWLILVLAIGWKSWHHTDLHTLVGLTLGIVLATNVVGALGSANWMSWMAVLVPERLRGRYFGIRNSATSLTTLLGIPLLGLAVSAWPSGTIQGYAVVLVLGVVMGLISLVCQFFMADVNPRMQFAAAEESREVGEVPPLTPSPQHPLSLSRFEPNFLRFLLYFGFWAFAVNICTPFFGLYLLDNLDIGVTWVTFYSSLTSAATLVMMVVWGKLADRMGNRPLLVFVGILVAVTPLFWLGLGADPISVWIWFPLLHLVMGGTWAAIDLCSNNLQMSVASGRNQSTYFAIAAAVAGVCGALGTTTGGFLASQANFGGLQAVFALSAALRLIALLALFFVQEKRSTPLLQVMRSLVPLKPQLLPVPLVVPGVEQSQLNPEPVEVPE
- a CDS encoding RNA polymerase sigma factor, RpoD/SigA family, whose amino-acid sequence is MPIANTQKKTTKQPMFTADMVRTYLHEIGRVPLLTHEQEIVYGKQVQQMMALLEAKDALAETLQREPTHQEWADHVQLSEAELDRVIKLGTRAKRKMIEANLRLVVAIAKKYQKRNMEFLDLIQEGTLGLERGVEKFDPMRGYKFSTYAYWWIRQAITRAIAQQARAIRLPIHITEKLNKIKRVQRELAQKLGRSATPGEIAEALELEPALIREYLNIARQPISLDVRVGDNQDTELQDLLEDDGPTPDHYMTQESLRQDLDSLLAELTPQQREVLTLRFGLDDGNELSLAKVGERLNLSRERVRQLEHQALAHLRRRQANVREYIAAS
- a CDS encoding pentapeptide repeat-containing protein yields the protein MANEQQLALLKQGVEAWNKWRSLSPGIPPDLSGADLSQEDLGGVNLMKAALSGVDLSGVNLMGASLSQADLRGANLSGAYLSKADLSEADLSEVNLSEAYLLEANLSRVNLDGADLHWVYLGKADLSGAIAIGANLSEVDMRGANLIGANLIGADLRGAILIGADLQGADLSGADLGEANLMGARLLKTNFEQANLAGCLIYGISSWGLNLEAANQLNLSVAPPGEGAIAVDNLEVAQFIYFLLNHQKVREVFNSIHSNIVLILGCFQSSDRLVLLEEIRDALRQHDYLPMSVELEKSTTPELKESISTVAGMVKFIIADFTDAPHIPQELLKILQGISEVPVQPLVQVDTTHLAISDDLHEYPWMLPTYQYPSLSQAIADLKEKIIAPAQAKAQELRGGY
- a CDS encoding STAS domain-containing protein, which translates into the protein MKFFFTNLFSKAPAQISKSEFRPSTVVIRPSGCLDSKTSPAFIKSLEQALELATDTVVVDMIAVNAIKREGVKSLLHGMEKAAALGKTLTFEFLDVATQRVLEAAWNYEI